One Mycolicibacterium crocinum DNA window includes the following coding sequences:
- a CDS encoding ferredoxin produces the protein MHITVDYTLCEGHGQCLMAAPELFDLPDGAEQVVVLDANPPESERDRAARAAAMCPALAITVS, from the coding sequence ATGCACATCACCGTCGACTACACCCTGTGCGAGGGCCACGGCCAATGCCTGATGGCCGCACCGGAGCTGTTCGACCTTCCGGACGGCGCCGAACAAGTCGTCGTCCTCGACGCCAATCCGCCTGAATCCGAACGTGATCGCGCCGCCCGCGCTGCCGCGATGTGCCCGGCACTGGCCATCACGGTGAGCTGA
- the eno gene encoding phosphopyruvate hydratase produces the protein MPIIEQVAAREILDSRGNPTVEVEVALIDGTFARAAVPSGASTGEHEAVELRDGAARYGGKGVEKAVEAVLDEIAPAVIGLSADDQRLVDQALLDLDGTPDKSRLGANAILGVSLAVAKAAADSAALPLFRYLGGPNAHILPVPMMNILNGGAHADTGVDVQEFMVAPIGAPSFKEALRWGAEVYHSLKSVLKKQGLSTGLGDEGGFAPDVAGTKAALDLIGTAIEAAGFTLGTDVALALDVAATEFFTAGKGYAFEKEVRTAEQMGQFYAELLDSYALVSIEDPLSEDDWDGWVELTTAIGDRVQLVGDDLFVTNPERLEDGIERGAANALLVKVNQIGTLTETLDAVALAHNSGYRTMMSHRSGETEDTTIADLAVAVSSGQIKTGAPARSERVAKYNQLLRIEEALGDAARYAGDLAFPRFVVGE, from the coding sequence GTGCCCATCATCGAGCAGGTCGCGGCCCGCGAGATCCTCGACTCCCGCGGCAACCCGACCGTCGAGGTCGAGGTGGCCCTGATCGACGGCACCTTCGCGCGTGCCGCCGTCCCGTCCGGCGCGTCGACCGGCGAGCATGAGGCCGTCGAGCTGCGCGACGGCGCGGCCCGCTACGGCGGCAAGGGTGTGGAGAAGGCCGTCGAGGCGGTGCTCGACGAGATCGCCCCCGCGGTCATCGGGCTGTCGGCCGACGATCAGCGTCTCGTCGACCAGGCGCTGCTGGACCTGGACGGCACCCCTGACAAGTCGCGGCTGGGCGCCAACGCCATCCTCGGCGTCTCCCTCGCGGTGGCCAAGGCCGCCGCCGACTCCGCGGCCCTGCCCCTGTTCCGCTACCTCGGCGGACCCAACGCCCACATCCTGCCGGTGCCGATGATGAACATCCTCAACGGCGGCGCGCATGCCGACACCGGCGTCGACGTCCAGGAGTTCATGGTCGCGCCGATCGGGGCGCCCAGCTTCAAGGAGGCGCTGCGCTGGGGCGCCGAGGTCTACCACTCGCTGAAGTCGGTGCTCAAGAAGCAGGGCCTTTCCACCGGGCTTGGTGACGAGGGCGGCTTCGCGCCGGACGTCGCGGGCACCAAGGCCGCGCTCGATCTGATCGGCACGGCCATCGAGGCGGCCGGCTTCACGCTCGGCACCGACGTCGCACTGGCCCTCGATGTGGCGGCAACCGAATTCTTCACCGCAGGTAAGGGTTACGCCTTCGAGAAAGAGGTCCGCACCGCAGAGCAGATGGGGCAGTTCTACGCCGAACTGCTGGACTCCTACGCGCTGGTGTCGATCGAGGATCCGCTGTCCGAGGACGACTGGGACGGCTGGGTCGAGCTCACCACCGCGATCGGTGACCGGGTGCAGTTGGTCGGCGACGACCTGTTCGTCACCAATCCCGAACGGCTCGAGGACGGTATCGAGCGCGGCGCGGCCAACGCACTGTTGGTGAAGGTCAACCAGATCGGCACGCTCACCGAGACGCTCGACGCCGTGGCGCTGGCCCACAACAGCGGCTACCGCACGATGATGAGCCACCGCAGCGGCGAGACCGAGGACACCACGATCGCCGACCTGGCGGTGGCCGTCAGCAGCGGACAGATCAAGACCGGTGCGCCGGCGCGCAGCGAGCGGGTGGCCAAGTACAACCAGCTGCTGCGCATCGAGGAGGCGCTCGGCGATGCCGCGCGCTACGCCGGCGATCTCGCATTCCCGCGGTTCGTGGTCGGCGAGTAG
- a CDS encoding NDMA-dependent alcohol dehydrogenase yields the protein MKTKAAVLWGLHQKWEIEEVELDGPKQDEVLVKLTASGLCHSDDHLVTGDMPMQLPVVGGHEGAGVVVEVGPGVKDVVAGDPVVLSFIPACGRCEPCARGMSNLCVLGAAIIAGPQLDGTFRFHARGQGLGQMCVLGTFSEYTVVPVSSVVKVDPSVALDTAALVGCGVTTGYGSAVRTGETRDGDVVVVMGVGGIGINAVQGARIAGARMIVALDPVEYKRTRSLEFGATHAAATVEEAQALIADMTRGAMADVCVVSTDVAEGAYVAQALSLVGKRGRVVMTAIPHPTDTSVDMSLFDLTLYEKQVRGSLFGSSSPRRDIPRLLELHSSGQLKLDELVTREYSLEDINQGYADMHAGVNLRGLIRF from the coding sequence ATGAAGACCAAGGCCGCAGTGTTGTGGGGGCTGCACCAGAAATGGGAAATCGAGGAGGTAGAACTCGACGGACCCAAGCAGGACGAAGTACTGGTCAAGTTGACCGCGAGCGGACTCTGTCACTCCGATGACCATCTGGTCACCGGCGACATGCCGATGCAACTGCCGGTGGTCGGCGGTCATGAGGGCGCCGGCGTGGTCGTCGAGGTCGGTCCCGGCGTCAAGGACGTCGTCGCAGGTGATCCCGTGGTGCTGAGCTTCATTCCGGCCTGCGGTCGTTGCGAGCCGTGCGCCCGCGGGATGAGCAACCTGTGTGTGCTCGGTGCGGCGATCATCGCCGGGCCCCAACTCGACGGCACCTTCCGCTTCCATGCCCGGGGTCAGGGCTTGGGTCAGATGTGTGTCCTCGGAACGTTTTCCGAATACACGGTGGTGCCGGTGTCGTCGGTGGTCAAGGTGGATCCATCGGTCGCGCTCGACACCGCCGCGCTGGTCGGCTGCGGTGTCACCACCGGATACGGCAGTGCGGTGCGGACCGGGGAGACCCGAGACGGCGATGTCGTCGTGGTGATGGGTGTCGGAGGCATCGGGATCAATGCGGTCCAGGGGGCGCGCATCGCCGGCGCCCGGATGATCGTGGCGCTCGACCCGGTCGAGTACAAGCGCACCCGATCGCTGGAGTTCGGCGCGACGCACGCAGCCGCCACCGTCGAGGAGGCCCAGGCACTGATCGCCGACATGACCCGCGGCGCGATGGCCGACGTCTGTGTGGTCAGCACCGACGTCGCCGAAGGTGCCTACGTCGCCCAGGCCTTGAGTCTCGTCGGCAAGCGGGGCCGAGTGGTGATGACGGCTATCCCGCACCCGACCGACACCTCCGTCGACATGTCGCTCTTCGACCTCACGCTGTACGAAAAGCAGGTCCGCGGATCGCTTTTCGGCTCATCCAGTCCCCGCCGCGACATCCCGCGGCTGCTCGAACTCCACAGCTCCGGACAACTGAAGCTCGATGAACTGGTCACCCGCGAGTACTCCCTCGAGGACATCAACCAGGGCTATGCCGACATGCACGCCGGAGTGAACCTGCGCGGTCTGATCCGATTCTGA
- a CDS encoding DUF501 domain-containing protein, producing the protein MVDPADLDAVARQLGREPRGVLEIAYRCPNGEPAVVKTAPRLPDGTPFPTLYYLTHPVLTAAASRLESDGLMREMSERLQQDQELAAAYRRAHESYLAERDAIEPLGTTFTGGGMPDRVKCLHVVIAHSLAKGRGVNPFGDEALAVLAAEPGMAGILDKGEWTST; encoded by the coding sequence GTGGTTGATCCCGCCGATCTCGACGCGGTGGCGCGGCAGCTGGGTCGTGAGCCGCGCGGCGTCCTGGAGATCGCCTACCGATGCCCCAATGGTGAACCGGCAGTGGTGAAAACGGCGCCCCGGCTGCCGGACGGCACCCCGTTCCCGACGCTGTACTACCTGACGCACCCGGTGTTGACCGCCGCCGCGAGCCGGCTGGAGTCCGACGGGCTGATGCGGGAGATGAGCGAGCGGCTGCAGCAGGACCAGGAGCTCGCCGCCGCGTACCGGCGGGCACACGAGTCGTATCTGGCCGAGCGCGACGCCATCGAGCCGTTGGGTACGACGTTCACCGGGGGCGGCATGCCCGACCGGGTCAAGTGCTTGCACGTGGTGATCGCGCATTCGTTGGCAAAAGGCCGCGGCGTCAACCCGTTTGGTGACGAAGCGTTGGCAGTACTGGCCGCCGAGCCGGGGATGGCGGGAATTCTCGACAAAGGGGAGTGGACATCAACGTAG
- a CDS encoding sensor histidine kinase — protein sequence MRPLDRLTNTDDGYALARIVVAVRTAIVLAIGVVLLIGPAWARQHAAATFAVLGAALLYAAIVLANAHLEVRRTRYSWLITALDSGFTLAVVALTGGAYSPVVSVPVAVIVASAARLSFAEALTAAVLFSAAFIPLALATSPRTPFAVDAAVQTGWWAFFVVCIAIITAGLSALAEREHRSRVHALVEAEAEHAAAEEERDLRARLLRSYQSQQDGLQVLVHEFRTPIASLEALMSALTSAPPMSSADRDTSLRLADRHVHHLADMIEALSDVALSRRPTFSSGRVRRVDVTDVVTAAADAVGLTPPRLRLTSTGDLGAIVINAQGLRRVLTNLLENACRHSRDAPVDVTCTRDQDELVIAVLDRGPGIPVEDLGELTAKYVSAGGQRGTAGLGLWIVQQIVEAMGGRVDFAARDGGGLAVTFRAPIES from the coding sequence GTGAGACCGCTGGATCGATTGACCAACACCGACGACGGCTACGCGCTGGCCCGCATCGTCGTCGCGGTCCGCACGGCGATCGTCCTGGCGATCGGCGTCGTCCTGCTCATCGGTCCGGCCTGGGCCCGCCAGCACGCGGCAGCCACGTTCGCCGTCCTCGGCGCCGCGCTGCTCTACGCCGCGATAGTGCTGGCCAACGCCCACCTGGAGGTGCGGCGCACCCGCTACTCGTGGCTGATCACCGCCCTGGACTCGGGATTCACCCTGGCCGTTGTCGCACTCACCGGCGGCGCCTACAGCCCCGTGGTGTCCGTTCCCGTCGCGGTCATCGTGGCCTCGGCCGCCCGGCTCTCGTTCGCCGAAGCACTGACGGCGGCCGTGTTGTTCAGCGCCGCGTTCATCCCGCTCGCGCTGGCGACCTCGCCCCGTACCCCGTTCGCGGTCGACGCGGCGGTGCAGACCGGCTGGTGGGCGTTCTTCGTGGTCTGCATCGCGATCATCACCGCGGGGCTCTCGGCGCTGGCCGAACGCGAGCACCGCTCCCGCGTCCACGCGTTGGTGGAAGCCGAAGCCGAACACGCTGCCGCCGAAGAGGAACGGGATCTGCGCGCCAGGCTGCTGCGGTCCTATCAGTCCCAACAGGACGGGCTCCAGGTCCTGGTCCACGAGTTCCGCACCCCGATCGCCTCTCTGGAGGCGCTGATGAGCGCGCTCACCTCGGCGCCGCCGATGTCGTCCGCCGACCGCGACACCAGCCTGCGGCTTGCCGATCGCCACGTGCACCACCTCGCCGACATGATCGAGGCGCTCTCCGACGTCGCGCTGAGCCGTCGACCCACATTCTCGTCCGGCCGGGTGCGACGGGTCGACGTCACGGACGTCGTCACCGCGGCCGCCGACGCTGTCGGGCTGACTCCGCCGCGGTTACGGCTGACGTCGACCGGTGACCTCGGTGCGATCGTCATCAACGCCCAGGGTCTGCGGCGCGTGCTGACCAATCTGTTGGAGAACGCATGCCGGCACAGCCGCGACGCCCCGGTCGACGTCACCTGCACGCGCGACCAAGACGAGTTGGTGATCGCGGTGCTCGATCGCGGGCCGGGCATTCCCGTCGAGGATCTCGGCGAGCTGACCGCCAAATACGTCAGCGCCGGCGGTCAGCGCGGTACCGCCGGACTCGGCCTGTGGATCGTGCAGCAGATCGTCGAGGCGATGGGCGGTCGCGTCGACTTCGCGGCACGCGACGGCGGCGGTCTGGCCGTGACCTTCCGGGCGCCGATCGAGTCCTGA
- a CDS encoding response regulator transcription factor, which translates to MNARAGGAKIVVAIIDDHELFAQGLALLLTREWGELFTVGGQTTYVEEAADLVSSCKADVAIIDLTMPPLGGVAAIRHVKARHPATRILALSGTDDMGLAEEALRAGADGFLPKTARPEALAGPLWTIAEGLCVVDRTLLDALLSNTRRPPSALLDGLSDQDLRLWTLLATGMETTDIAARMLVSERTAKRMVAALLHKLGVTNRIAAAAMAGRYRLLDDLADADRLSSP; encoded by the coding sequence ATGAACGCCCGCGCCGGGGGAGCGAAGATCGTCGTGGCGATCATCGACGACCACGAGCTGTTTGCCCAGGGCCTGGCCCTGCTGCTCACCCGGGAGTGGGGCGAGCTGTTCACCGTCGGCGGCCAGACCACGTATGTCGAAGAGGCCGCCGACCTGGTTTCCAGTTGCAAGGCCGACGTCGCGATCATCGACCTCACCATGCCGCCGCTCGGTGGGGTGGCCGCGATCCGGCACGTCAAGGCCCGGCATCCGGCGACCCGCATCCTGGCGCTGTCAGGGACCGACGACATGGGGTTGGCCGAAGAGGCATTACGCGCCGGTGCCGACGGATTCCTACCGAAAACGGCACGGCCGGAAGCTCTGGCCGGCCCGCTGTGGACGATCGCCGAGGGCCTGTGCGTGGTGGACCGGACACTTCTCGACGCGCTGCTGAGCAATACCCGCAGGCCGCCGTCGGCGTTGTTGGACGGTCTCTCCGACCAGGACTTGCGGTTGTGGACACTGCTGGCCACCGGAATGGAAACCACCGACATCGCCGCGCGGATGCTGGTCTCGGAGCGCACGGCCAAGCGGATGGTCGCCGCGCTGCTGCACAAGCTCGGCGTCACGAACCGGATCGCCGCGGCGGCCATGGCGGGTCGCTACCGCTTGCTCGACGACCTTGCCGACGCCGATCGGCTCAGCTCACCGTGA
- a CDS encoding lytic transglycosylase domain-containing protein, with amino-acid sequence MSSTRWLRAVAVIAAAAMLLAASCSWQLGTPIPDGVPPPPGDPVPAVDTHAKGRPADQLHQWAAQRAPALGIPITSLEAYAYAARVAEVENPNCHLAWTTLAGIGMVESHHGTYRDAIIAPNGDVSPPIRGVHLDGTNGNLEIIDDEQTLANDEPVYARAMGPMQFIPETWRLYGVDANNDGVISPDNIDDAALSAAGYLCFRGKDLASPRGWMNALHAYNHSDQYARTVRDWATAYAEGHAL; translated from the coding sequence GTGTCGTCAACGCGTTGGCTGCGTGCTGTCGCCGTCATTGCGGCGGCGGCCATGTTGCTGGCGGCAAGTTGCTCCTGGCAGCTGGGCACGCCGATTCCCGACGGTGTCCCGCCGCCGCCGGGCGATCCGGTGCCTGCGGTCGACACCCACGCCAAGGGCCGCCCGGCCGATCAGCTGCACCAGTGGGCCGCGCAGCGGGCACCCGCGCTCGGTATCCCGATCACGTCGCTGGAGGCCTATGCCTATGCCGCGCGGGTGGCCGAGGTGGAAAACCCCAACTGCCATCTGGCTTGGACGACGCTGGCCGGCATCGGCATGGTCGAAAGCCACCACGGCACCTACCGCGACGCGATCATCGCGCCCAATGGCGACGTCAGCCCGCCGATCAGGGGAGTGCATCTCGACGGCACTAACGGCAATCTCGAGATCATCGACGACGAGCAGACCCTGGCCAATGACGAGCCGGTCTATGCCCGGGCGATGGGCCCGATGCAGTTCATCCCCGAGACGTGGCGGCTCTACGGCGTCGACGCCAACAACGACGGGGTGATCAGCCCGGACAACATCGACGACGCAGCGCTGTCGGCGGCGGGGTACCTGTGCTTCCGCGGCAAGGACCTGGCCTCGCCACGCGGATGGATGAACGCGCTGCACGCCTACAACCACTCCGACCAGTACGCCCGCACCGTGCGGGACTGGGCGACGGCGTACGCCGAGGGGCACGCGCTCTGA
- a CDS encoding cytochrome P450 produces MTAPTTAPTHGDIDLSARSFWAKTPEEKDEAFAVLRRENPVPWSRPAESDLLPPELNTKGFWSLTKLEDIRMASRHPEIFSSAQGITMEDFAPEAVEIAQSFIAMDAPRHTQLRGITTEAFKPKNVRRLEDWIRGHARDLVTEMAHLGEGDFVELVSVKLPGRIFGSFFGLPEGDQRDKAVRAAQRLVGWTDPNIRGDQSELELFMGAVMDLHAVAAELIPERRAHPGDDLLTWMVQAEFDGKKMTDDELKAFFVLMGVASNDTTRHASAHAIAALSKFPDQRALLVADVPGRIDTAVEEVLRWGSPLLHMRRTATQDVTVRGSEIKAGDKVVLWYYSANRDEDVFEDPHTFNILRNPNPHIAFGGGGPHFCLGAALARTMLRTLLTEVYTRIPDISAPEPDYALANFINGINSLPATWTPEKR; encoded by the coding sequence ATGACCGCCCCCACCACCGCGCCCACCCACGGTGACATCGACCTGAGTGCCCGGTCGTTCTGGGCCAAGACCCCGGAAGAAAAAGACGAAGCGTTCGCCGTGCTCCGCCGGGAGAACCCGGTGCCGTGGAGCAGGCCCGCCGAATCGGATCTGTTACCGCCCGAACTGAACACCAAGGGCTTCTGGTCGTTGACCAAGCTCGAAGACATCCGGATGGCCAGCCGCCACCCCGAAATCTTCTCCTCCGCCCAAGGCATCACGATGGAGGACTTCGCACCCGAGGCGGTCGAGATCGCCCAGTCGTTCATCGCGATGGACGCACCCCGACACACCCAGTTGCGCGGCATCACGACCGAGGCCTTCAAGCCGAAAAACGTTCGCCGCCTGGAAGACTGGATCCGCGGGCACGCCCGCGACCTGGTGACCGAAATGGCCCACCTCGGTGAGGGTGACTTCGTCGAGCTGGTCTCGGTGAAGCTGCCAGGGCGCATCTTCGGCAGTTTCTTCGGGCTGCCGGAAGGCGATCAGCGCGACAAAGCGGTCCGGGCCGCGCAGCGCCTGGTGGGCTGGACCGACCCGAACATTCGGGGCGACCAAAGCGAACTCGAGCTGTTCATGGGCGCGGTGATGGACCTGCATGCGGTAGCCGCCGAACTGATCCCAGAACGTCGGGCACACCCCGGCGACGACCTGCTGACCTGGATGGTGCAGGCCGAGTTCGACGGCAAGAAGATGACCGACGACGAACTCAAGGCGTTCTTCGTGCTGATGGGTGTCGCCTCCAACGACACCACCCGGCACGCCTCGGCACACGCGATCGCCGCGCTCTCCAAATTCCCCGACCAGCGAGCCCTGCTCGTCGCGGATGTCCCGGGCCGCATCGACACCGCGGTCGAGGAAGTCTTGCGTTGGGGGTCGCCGCTGCTGCACATGCGCCGAACCGCCACCCAAGACGTCACGGTGCGGGGATCGGAGATCAAGGCCGGCGACAAGGTCGTGCTCTGGTATTACTCGGCCAACCGCGACGAAGATGTCTTCGAAGACCCGCACACCTTCAACATCCTACGAAATCCGAACCCGCACATCGCCTTCGGCGGTGGTGGTCCGCACTTCTGCCTGGGCGCGGCGTTGGCCCGCACCATGCTGCGCACACTGCTGACCGAGGTGTACACCCGAATTCCGGACATCTCGGCCCCCGAGCCCGACTATGCGCTGGCCAACTTCATCAACGGCATCAACAGCCTGCCCGCCACCTGGACACCCGAAAAGCGCTGA
- a CDS encoding FtsB family cell division protein encodes MAESKRPDSRRRSPASRPGASGRVRSRTSPAAKREPRPTEAKAAPEAVGAAASATTGRGHSVTEPVRRAIAASAEHQSEQRLGFTARRAAILAAVVCVLTLTIAGPVRTYFAQRTEMKQLAASEAALRKQIADLQAQKDKLADPVYIAAQARERLGFVMPGDIPYQVQLPAGAAVAPDTGPQVAPVRSNDPWYTSLWHTIADTPHGPPPVPATDPGLPPPEPAPAPAPPATPGG; translated from the coding sequence GTGGCGGAAAGCAAGCGGCCCGACTCGAGGCGACGCTCACCGGCCTCCCGGCCGGGGGCGTCGGGTCGGGTCCGCTCGCGTACGTCGCCTGCGGCCAAGCGGGAACCGCGGCCTACCGAGGCCAAAGCCGCGCCGGAGGCGGTCGGAGCCGCCGCGTCGGCGACAACCGGTCGAGGCCACAGCGTCACCGAACCGGTCCGGCGCGCGATCGCCGCGTCGGCCGAGCACCAGAGTGAGCAGCGGCTCGGCTTCACGGCGCGCCGCGCGGCCATTCTGGCGGCGGTGGTCTGCGTGCTCACCCTGACCATCGCCGGACCGGTGCGCACCTATTTCGCGCAGCGCACCGAGATGAAACAACTCGCCGCGTCAGAAGCCGCACTGCGCAAGCAGATTGCCGATCTGCAGGCGCAGAAGGACAAGCTGGCGGATCCGGTGTACATCGCCGCCCAAGCCCGCGAGCGGCTGGGGTTCGTGATGCCCGGCGACATTCCGTATCAGGTGCAGTTGCCCGCCGGTGCCGCCGTCGCCCCCGACACCGGCCCGCAGGTCGCCCCGGTGCGCAGCAACGACCCGTGGTACACCTCGTTGTGGCACACCATCGCCGACACTCCGCACGGCCCACCGCCGGTCCCGGCCACCGACCCCGGACTGCCGCCGCCGGAGCCCGCGCCCGCCCCCGCCCCACCTGCGACGCCCGGTGGTTGA
- a CDS encoding response regulator, with product MNKVKVLVIDDEPQILRALRINLSVRGYEVITAATGAAALKAAAEHPPDVIVLDLGLPDMDGIEVLGGLRGWLSAPVIVLSARTDSAEKVDALDAGADDYVTKPFGMDEFLARLRAAVRRGAAASETDEPVIETDSFTVDLAAKKVTKNDAEVHLTPTEWGMLEMLVRNRGKLVGREELLKEVWGPAYAKETHYLRVYLAQLRRKLEDDPSHPRHLLTEAGMGYRFEL from the coding sequence GTGAACAAGGTCAAGGTGCTGGTGATCGACGACGAGCCGCAGATCCTGCGGGCGTTGCGGATCAATCTGAGCGTACGCGGCTACGAGGTGATCACCGCCGCGACCGGTGCCGCCGCGCTGAAGGCCGCCGCCGAGCACCCGCCCGACGTGATCGTGCTCGACCTCGGACTGCCTGACATGGACGGCATCGAGGTACTCGGCGGACTGCGCGGCTGGCTCAGCGCGCCGGTGATCGTACTGTCGGCGCGCACCGATTCCGCGGAGAAGGTCGACGCGCTCGACGCCGGCGCCGACGACTACGTGACGAAACCGTTCGGCATGGACGAGTTCCTGGCCCGGTTGCGGGCCGCGGTGCGCCGCGGTGCGGCCGCCTCGGAGACCGACGAACCGGTGATCGAAACCGATTCGTTCACAGTCGATCTGGCGGCCAAGAAGGTCACCAAGAACGACGCCGAGGTGCATCTGACCCCCACCGAGTGGGGCATGCTCGAAATGCTGGTGCGCAACCGCGGCAAGCTGGTGGGGCGCGAGGAACTGCTCAAAGAGGTGTGGGGTCCGGCGTACGCCAAGGAAACCCACTATCTGCGGGTGTACCTGGCGCAGCTGCGCCGCAAGCTCGAGGACGACCCGTCGCACCCACGGCACCTGCTGACCGAAGCCGGCATGGGTTACCGCTTCGAGCTGTGA
- a CDS encoding DUF4383 domain-containing protein yields the protein MSVTITRTRGYTAVQKAAFAVGAVFLLVGILGFIPGITTNYDMLQGAGHHSGAQLLGIFNVSVLHNIVHLIFGVAGLLLARAVNTARGYLIGGGVIYLVLWLYGLVIDRESQANFIPVNTADNWLHFVLGAAMIALGVLLTRRTAMTSDTAVPRTTR from the coding sequence ATGTCAGTCACAATCACCCGAACGCGGGGATATACGGCGGTCCAGAAGGCAGCATTCGCTGTTGGGGCGGTCTTCCTTTTGGTGGGCATCCTCGGCTTCATCCCGGGCATCACCACCAACTACGACATGCTGCAGGGCGCAGGCCACCACTCCGGAGCTCAGCTGCTGGGGATCTTCAACGTGTCGGTGCTGCACAACATCGTTCACCTGATCTTCGGCGTAGCCGGACTGCTGCTGGCCCGGGCCGTCAACACCGCCCGCGGCTACCTGATCGGCGGTGGCGTCATCTACCTGGTGCTCTGGCTCTACGGACTGGTGATCGACCGCGAAAGCCAGGCCAACTTCATCCCGGTCAACACCGCCGACAATTGGCTGCACTTCGTCCTCGGCGCCGCGATGATCGCCCTTGGCGTGCTGCTCACCCGGCGTACTGCGATGACGTCGGATACCGCGGTGCCGCGCACGACGCGCTGA
- a CDS encoding Ppx/GppA phosphatase family protein, with product MDINVETNRVAAIDCGTNSIRLLIADLAAGRLHDVHREMRIVRLGQGVDATGQFAPDALARTRAALADYAALLKQFDVGKVRMVATSATRDASNRDEFFAMTAEVLDPAVPGAVAEVITGEEEAELSFNGAVGELDSAAAPFVVVDLGGGSTEVVLGNEAGGVQASFSADIGCVRLTERCLHSDPPTAAEIAAARDVVRERLGEALRVVPVDQAKTWVGVAGTFTTIAALAQHLTTYDPEAIHLSRVGFPDLLAVCDQLVGMTRKQRAALGPMHEGRVDVIGGGSIVVEELAYALGQRAGIDELVVSEHDILDGIALSIA from the coding sequence GTGGACATCAACGTAGAGACGAACCGGGTTGCGGCCATTGACTGCGGCACCAACTCGATCCGGCTGCTGATCGCCGACCTGGCCGCCGGGCGCCTCCACGATGTGCACCGGGAGATGCGCATCGTGCGGCTGGGGCAAGGTGTCGACGCCACCGGGCAGTTCGCCCCGGATGCGTTGGCCCGCACGCGGGCCGCACTGGCCGACTACGCCGCCTTGCTGAAACAGTTCGACGTCGGCAAGGTGCGGATGGTCGCGACGTCAGCGACGCGGGATGCGTCCAACCGCGACGAGTTCTTCGCGATGACCGCCGAGGTGCTGGACCCGGCGGTGCCCGGTGCGGTCGCCGAGGTGATCACCGGCGAGGAGGAAGCCGAGTTGTCCTTCAACGGCGCGGTAGGTGAACTTGATAGTGCCGCAGCACCTTTCGTGGTTGTCGACCTCGGCGGCGGTTCCACCGAAGTGGTGCTGGGTAACGAGGCGGGCGGCGTGCAGGCCAGTTTCTCGGCCGATATCGGCTGCGTGCGGCTCACCGAGCGCTGCCTGCACTCCGATCCGCCGACCGCGGCCGAGATCGCTGCCGCGCGGGATGTGGTGCGGGAACGGCTCGGCGAGGCGCTGCGGGTGGTGCCGGTCGATCAGGCCAAAACCTGGGTCGGCGTGGCGGGCACCTTCACCACGATCGCCGCACTGGCCCAACACCTGACCACCTACGACCCGGAGGCGATCCACCTCTCCCGCGTCGGCTTCCCGGATCTCTTGGCGGTCTGCGACCAGCTCGTCGGGATGACCCGCAAGCAGCGCGCCGCGCTCGGCCCGATGCACGAAGGCCGCGTGGACGTGATCGGCGGCGGCTCGATCGTCGTCGAGGAGCTGGCCTACGCGTTGGGGCAGCGGGCCGGCATCGACGAACTGGTGGTCAGCGAGCATGACATCCTCGACGGCATCGCGCTGTCGATCGCCTGA
- a CDS encoding DUF4383 domain-containing protein, translated as METARSGRLQRPRIGLLAVQGAAVLVAAAFLAVAIAGFIPGLTTHLDQLHWAHGSHSELFGVFEVSVVHNLFHLAFGVAGLVLARTFARARAYLIGGGVIYLGLWVYGLLIDLAGPRNMLPLNNADNWLHFAIGVVMVVLGLTLAGTKTPTGADGEPLILPEDED; from the coding sequence GTGGAGACAGCCCGTTCCGGCAGGCTCCAGCGACCGCGGATCGGCCTGCTGGCGGTACAGGGGGCCGCGGTGCTTGTCGCCGCGGCATTCCTCGCCGTCGCGATCGCCGGCTTCATCCCCGGGCTGACCACCCACTTGGATCAGCTGCACTGGGCGCACGGCTCGCACTCTGAACTCTTCGGCGTCTTCGAGGTGTCGGTGGTGCACAACCTCTTCCACCTCGCGTTCGGCGTGGCGGGCCTGGTGCTCGCGCGCACGTTCGCCCGTGCGCGGGCCTACCTGATCGGCGGCGGGGTGATCTATCTCGGCCTGTGGGTGTACGGCCTGCTGATCGACCTCGCCGGGCCGCGAAACATGCTGCCACTCAACAACGCCGACAACTGGCTGCACTTCGCGATCGGCGTGGTGATGGTCGTGCTGGGCCTCACGCTGGCGGGCACCAAGACGCCCACCGGGGCCGACGGAGAGCCGCTGATCCTGCCGGAGGACGAGGACTGA